From a region of the Pseudoxanthomonas sp. X-1 genome:
- a CDS encoding 16S rRNA (uracil(1498)-N(3))-methyltransferase, protein MRLTRVHVDAALAPGQEVALPEDVAAHLGRVLRLREGDACVLFNGDGHDYPARLVALDKRQVRARIEAAQPLRNESPLRIVLLQGVARGEKMDLILQKATELGVAQILPVDSERSEVKLSGERLHKRLAHWQGVVVAACEQSGRARVPEVAAPQPLIAAAAALPDDALRLLLDPQSAHVLSTLQAPASQRVVIAIGPEGGWSPRDRQALEAAGFQGLRLGPRVLRTETAGLAAIAALQARLGDL, encoded by the coding sequence ATGCGTTTGACGCGCGTGCATGTCGACGCGGCGCTGGCGCCGGGGCAGGAGGTCGCACTGCCGGAGGACGTCGCTGCGCACCTGGGGCGCGTGCTGCGCCTGCGCGAAGGCGATGCCTGCGTGCTCTTCAACGGCGATGGCCACGACTATCCGGCGCGCCTGGTCGCGCTGGACAAACGCCAGGTGCGGGCCCGCATCGAGGCCGCACAGCCGCTGCGGAACGAATCGCCGCTGCGCATCGTGCTGCTGCAGGGCGTGGCCCGCGGCGAGAAGATGGACCTGATCCTGCAGAAGGCCACCGAACTAGGTGTGGCGCAGATCCTGCCGGTCGACTCCGAGCGCTCGGAGGTCAAGCTTTCCGGCGAACGTCTGCACAAGCGACTGGCGCACTGGCAGGGCGTGGTCGTGGCCGCCTGCGAACAGTCCGGGCGTGCCCGCGTGCCGGAGGTCGCCGCCCCGCAGCCGCTGATCGCCGCCGCCGCGGCCTTGCCCGACGACGCCCTGCGCCTGCTGCTCGATCCGCAGAGCGCACACGTCCTGAGCACGCTGCAGGCCCCGGCCTCGCAGCGGGTGGTGATCGCCATCGGCCCCGAGGGCGGCTGGTCGCCGCGCGACCGCCAGGCGCTGGAGGCCGCCGGCTTCCAGGGTCTGCGTCTGGGCCCGCGCGTGCTGCGCACCGAGACCGCCGGCCTGGCCGCCATCGCCGCGCTGCAGGCGCGGCTGGGGGATTTGTAA
- the nudE gene encoding ADP compounds hydrolase NudE, whose protein sequence is MSRKLPVIHGVTEHQAGPLRLEKLDLEFSNGERRVFDRQVSRGHGAVVVVPLIDKDTVLLVREYAAGMHRYELGLVKGRIDAGETPLQAADRELKEEAGYGARQLDVLRALTLAPTYMSHQSWLVVARDLYPERLPGDEPEELEVVPWKLDALDQLMLREDFSEGRSLAALFIAREWLATQA, encoded by the coding sequence ATGAGCCGCAAGTTGCCCGTGATCCATGGCGTGACCGAGCACCAGGCCGGCCCGCTGCGCCTGGAAAAGCTGGACCTGGAGTTCTCCAACGGCGAGCGGCGCGTGTTCGACCGCCAGGTCAGCCGCGGCCATGGCGCGGTGGTGGTGGTGCCGCTGATCGACAAGGACACCGTGCTGCTGGTGCGCGAGTACGCCGCCGGCATGCACCGTTACGAACTGGGGCTGGTCAAGGGCCGCATCGACGCCGGCGAGACGCCGCTGCAGGCCGCCGACCGCGAGCTCAAGGAAGAGGCCGGCTACGGCGCGCGCCAACTGGACGTGCTGCGCGCCCTGACCCTGGCTCCAACCTACATGAGCCACCAGTCCTGGCTGGTGGTGGCGCGCGATCTGTATCCCGAGCGATTGCCGGGCGATGAACCCGAGGAACTTGAAGTGGTGCCGTGGAAGCTCGATGCGCTGGACCAGCTGATGCTGCGTGAGGACTTTTCCGAAGGCCGATCACTGGCGGCGCTGTTCATCGCCCGCGAGTGGCTGGCGACCCAGGCATGA
- a CDS encoding TPM domain-containing protein, with the protein MRWFRHLFPPSSHRLFPAERLQRIAQAIAEGERLHSGEVMFAVESGLHLRAVLADVDARAAAHAAFARLRTWDTAANNGVLIYLLLADHHIEIVADRGLEGRVSAEEWRQVCAQIEAGMRQGDPEAAVVAGVQAASALLARAFPAVPGQRGDNELPDLPRIL; encoded by the coding sequence ATGCGCTGGTTCCGGCACCTGTTTCCCCCGTCCTCGCACCGGCTGTTCCCGGCCGAGCGCCTGCAGCGCATCGCCCAGGCCATCGCCGAGGGCGAGCGCCTGCACAGTGGCGAGGTGATGTTCGCCGTCGAATCCGGCCTGCACCTGCGCGCAGTGCTGGCAGACGTGGACGCACGCGCGGCCGCGCACGCCGCCTTCGCCCGCCTGCGCACCTGGGATACGGCCGCCAACAACGGCGTGCTGATCTACCTGCTGCTGGCCGACCACCACATCGAGATCGTCGCCGACCGCGGCCTGGAAGGGCGCGTCAGCGCAGAGGAATGGCGCCAGGTCTGCGCGCAGATCGAAGCCGGCATGCGCCAGGGCGATCCCGAGGCGGCAGTCGTTGCCGGGGTGCAGGCCGCCTCCGCGCTGCTGGCCCGCGCGTTCCCGGCGGTGCCCGGGCAGCGCGGCGACAACGAACTGCCGGATCTGCCTCGGATCCTCTGA
- the mazG gene encoding nucleoside triphosphate pyrophosphohydrolase, translating into MAEPGTQIARLLSIMAQLRDPDGGCPWDLEQDFSSIAPYTIEEAYEVADAIDRGDLDDLKDELGDLLLQVVFHARMADEQGAFAFEDVARTICDKLVRRHPHVFAQAQVDGSAAVSARWEDIKRQERAAKGQADSSALAGIARGLPEWQRATKLQARAARTGFDWPDPAPVLDKLHEEIDEVRAELARADDDPQRVARLQDEIGDVLFVCLTLARKAGVDAGGALRHANAKFERRFRAMEAAAVGQGAAFADLDLAAQEALWQQVKRAERGDAG; encoded by the coding sequence ATGGCCGAGCCGGGCACGCAGATCGCACGCCTGCTGTCGATCATGGCGCAGCTGCGCGATCCCGACGGCGGTTGCCCGTGGGACCTGGAGCAGGACTTCTCCAGCATCGCGCCGTACACGATCGAGGAGGCCTACGAGGTCGCCGACGCGATCGACCGCGGCGACCTGGACGATCTGAAGGACGAACTGGGCGACCTGCTGCTGCAGGTGGTGTTCCATGCGCGGATGGCGGACGAACAGGGCGCATTCGCCTTCGAGGACGTGGCGCGCACGATCTGCGACAAGCTGGTGCGGCGCCACCCGCACGTGTTCGCGCAGGCGCAGGTGGACGGCAGCGCGGCGGTCAGCGCCCGCTGGGAGGACATCAAGCGCCAGGAGCGCGCGGCCAAGGGCCAGGCCGACTCCTCCGCGCTGGCCGGGATCGCGCGCGGCCTGCCCGAGTGGCAGCGCGCGACCAAGCTGCAGGCGCGCGCGGCGCGGACCGGCTTCGACTGGCCGGACCCGGCGCCGGTGCTGGACAAGCTGCACGAGGAGATCGACGAGGTGCGGGCCGAACTGGCGCGCGCCGACGACGACCCGCAGCGCGTCGCGCGCCTGCAGGACGAGATCGGCGATGTGCTGTTCGTATGCCTCACCCTGGCACGCAAGGCCGGCGTGGACGCCGGCGGCGCGCTGCGCCACGCCAATGCCAAGTTCGAGCGCCGCTTCCGCGCGATGGAGGCGGCCGCCGTCGGGCAGGGCGCCGCCTTCGCCGACCTGGACCTGGCCGCGCAGGAGGCGCTGTGGCAACAGGTCAAGCGCGCCGAGCGCGGCGACGCGGGCTGA
- a CDS encoding isoaspartyl peptidase/L-asparaginase: MTDDPPIALAVHGGAGVIEAMAPVQRQAIHAALEQALDAGAAVLERGGAALDAVQAAVVALEEAPWFNAGYGAVYTARGEHELDAALMEGHTRRAGAVAGVRTVRNPVRLARAVMDHSPHVLLAGQGAEQFADTQPAIARVDNAWFDTPSRLAQLHRAQAEAGEGASAAGRYFGTVGAVALDRQGHLAAATSTGGMTNKRWGRVGDSPLIGAGTWADQRVAVSATGWGEAFIRCAAAHDIAARVAHGGASLGEAAEAVVFGTLPALGGDGGVIAVDAQGRLALLFNTGGMYRGWIDRDGRRGTAIFDA; this comes from the coding sequence GTGACCGACGATCCGCCCATCGCCCTGGCCGTGCACGGCGGCGCGGGCGTGATCGAGGCGATGGCGCCGGTGCAGCGGCAGGCCATCCATGCGGCCCTGGAGCAGGCGCTCGACGCCGGCGCCGCGGTGCTCGAACGCGGCGGCGCCGCGCTGGACGCCGTGCAGGCGGCGGTGGTCGCGCTGGAGGAGGCGCCGTGGTTCAACGCCGGCTATGGCGCGGTCTACACCGCACGGGGTGAGCACGAGCTCGACGCGGCGCTGATGGAAGGCCACACCCGCCGCGCCGGCGCGGTGGCCGGCGTGCGCACGGTGCGCAATCCGGTCCGGCTGGCGCGCGCGGTGATGGACCACAGCCCGCACGTGCTGCTGGCCGGGCAGGGCGCCGAACAGTTCGCCGACACCCAGCCCGCGATCGCGCGCGTGGACAACGCCTGGTTCGACACACCATCGCGGCTGGCGCAGCTGCACCGCGCGCAGGCGGAGGCGGGCGAGGGCGCGTCGGCGGCGGGCCGCTACTTCGGCACGGTCGGCGCGGTGGCACTGGACCGGCAGGGCCATCTGGCCGCGGCCACGTCCACCGGCGGGATGACCAACAAGCGCTGGGGGCGCGTGGGCGATTCGCCGCTGATCGGCGCCGGCACCTGGGCCGATCAGCGGGTCGCGGTCTCGGCCACCGGCTGGGGCGAGGCCTTCATCCGCTGCGCGGCCGCGCACGACATCGCGGCGCGCGTGGCCCACGGCGGCGCCAGCCTGGGCGAAGCCGCCGAAGCGGTGGTCTTCGGCACGTTGCCGGCGCTGGGCGGCGATGGCGGCGTGATCGCCGTCGATGCGCAGGGCCGGCTGGCGTTGCTGTTCAACACCGGCGGCATGTACCGCGGCTGGATCGATCGCGACGGCCGGCGCGGCACGGCGATCTTCGACGCCTAG
- a CDS encoding DUF962 domain-containing protein yields the protein MRRFASFREFYPFYLSEHANRTSRRLHFLGSCGVLALLALALGTGRWGFALGALVCGYGFAWIGHFFFEKNRPATFRHPFYSLAGDWVMFVDILRGRVRL from the coding sequence ATGCGCCGCTTCGCTTCGTTCCGCGAGTTCTATCCGTTCTATCTGAGCGAGCATGCCAACCGCACCTCGCGGCGGCTGCACTTCCTGGGCAGCTGCGGCGTGCTGGCCTTGCTGGCGCTTGCGCTGGGCACCGGGCGCTGGGGCTTTGCGCTGGGCGCGCTGGTCTGCGGCTACGGGTTCGCCTGGATCGGGCACTTCTTTTTCGAGAAGAATCGGCCTGCGACCTTCCGCCACCCGTTCTACTCGCTGGCCGGCGACTGGGTGATGTTCGTGGATATCCTGCGTGGCAGGGTGCGTCTCTGA
- a CDS encoding TerC family protein codes for MNLDFLADPNTWLTLLTLSTLEIVLGIDNLVFISIAVSRLPESQRSKARKLGIAVACITRIALLVSLAYLSRMSSDLFQVGGMGISIRDLVLIVGGVFLVVKGIGEIRELITGGDDGDPNTTKASAVFGMVIAQIAIIDIVFSLDSVITAVGFASHIPVMVAAVVLAVLVMLLAANPLGRFIDANPTVKMLALAFIVLVGVVLVLDGLDVHVPKAYVYFAMGFSALVEVLNLLMRRRAQAHGVDA; via the coding sequence ATGAACTTGGACTTCCTCGCCGACCCCAATACCTGGCTGACGCTGCTGACGCTCAGCACGCTGGAGATCGTGCTGGGGATCGACAACCTGGTCTTCATCTCGATCGCGGTCAGCCGCCTGCCGGAGAGCCAGCGCTCGAAGGCGCGCAAGCTGGGCATCGCGGTGGCCTGCATCACGCGCATCGCGCTGCTGGTGTCGCTGGCCTACCTGTCGCGCATGAGCAGCGACCTGTTCCAGGTGGGCGGCATGGGCATCTCCATCCGCGACCTGGTGCTGATCGTGGGCGGCGTGTTCCTGGTGGTGAAGGGCATCGGCGAGATCCGCGAGCTGATCACCGGCGGCGACGATGGCGACCCCAACACCACCAAGGCCTCGGCGGTGTTCGGCATGGTGATCGCGCAGATCGCGATCATCGACATCGTGTTCTCGCTGGACTCGGTGATCACCGCGGTCGGCTTCGCCAGCCACATCCCGGTGATGGTGGCGGCGGTGGTGCTGGCGGTGCTGGTGATGCTGCTGGCGGCCAATCCGCTGGGCCGCTTCATCGACGCCAACCCGACGGTGAAGATGCTGGCGCTGGCCTTCATCGTGCTGGTCGGCGTGGTGCTGGTGCTGGACGGCCTGGACGTGCACGTGCCCAAGGCCTACGTGTACTTCGCCATGGGCTTCTCGGCGCTGGTCGAGGTGCTGAACCTGCTGATGCGCCGCCGCGCCCAGGCGCACGGGGTCGATGCCTGA
- a CDS encoding chemotaxis protein CheW produces MARANDEIRGVLVQTGDERVLLPNATVAEVLARVPVRPVADAPHWLPGTIDWHGWQVPLFSMVALGGLGRERVDATSKFVVLKTLTGGETMPYIGLLTQSFPRLISVPRDGLLADASEEALPHGVHMRVLLGDEAALLPDLEAIEAMLAQVLAEPA; encoded by the coding sequence ATGGCACGAGCCAATGACGAAATCCGCGGCGTCCTGGTGCAGACCGGCGACGAACGCGTGCTGCTGCCCAACGCCACGGTGGCCGAGGTGCTGGCGCGCGTGCCTGTGCGGCCGGTCGCCGATGCCCCGCACTGGCTGCCCGGCACCATCGACTGGCACGGCTGGCAGGTGCCGCTGTTCTCGATGGTCGCCCTGGGCGGGTTGGGCCGCGAGCGCGTGGACGCCACCAGCAAGTTCGTGGTGCTCAAGACGCTGACCGGCGGCGAGACGATGCCCTACATCGGCCTGCTGACCCAGTCCTTCCCGCGCCTGATCTCGGTGCCGCGCGACGGGCTGCTGGCCGACGCCAGCGAGGAGGCGCTGCCGCATGGCGTGCACATGCGTGTGCTGCTGGGCGACGAGGCCGCGCTGCTGCCGGACCTGGAGGCGATCGAGGCGATGCTGGCGCAGGTGCTGGCCGAGCCGGCCTGA
- the cysQ gene encoding 3'(2'),5'-bisphosphate nucleotidase CysQ — protein sequence MSRITADLHEAVLSIARDASDAIMRVYAEDFAVEHKADNSPLTRADLAAHRIIADGLARLTPDLPLLSEEGAKAPWAARQDWHAYWLVDPLDGTREFVKRNGEFTVNIALIEAHQPVFGVIMAPVTGTLWHAQAGQVALRRDGQTDRELRTRQPARAPLRVAASRSHRDPRTQAVLDQLPGAEPVPLGSSLKFCRLAEGALDVYPRFGPTCEWDTAAGQCILEAAGGALLAPDGRAFRYNRRESLLNGDFMALGDPTLPWRDWL from the coding sequence ATGAGCCGCATCACCGCGGACCTGCACGAGGCGGTGCTGTCCATCGCCCGCGACGCCTCCGACGCGATCATGCGGGTCTATGCCGAGGACTTCGCCGTCGAGCACAAGGCCGACAACAGCCCGCTGACGCGCGCCGACCTGGCCGCGCACCGGATCATCGCCGACGGGCTGGCGCGGCTGACGCCGGACCTGCCGCTGCTGAGCGAGGAAGGCGCCAAGGCGCCGTGGGCCGCGCGCCAGGACTGGCACGCCTACTGGCTGGTCGATCCGCTCGACGGCACGCGCGAGTTCGTCAAGCGCAACGGCGAGTTCACCGTCAACATCGCGCTGATCGAGGCGCACCAACCGGTGTTCGGCGTGATCATGGCGCCGGTCACCGGCACGCTGTGGCACGCGCAGGCCGGGCAGGTGGCGCTGCGCCGCGATGGGCAGACCGACCGCGAGCTGCGCACGCGCCAGCCGGCCCGCGCGCCGCTGCGGGTGGCCGCCAGCCGTTCGCACCGCGATCCGCGCACCCAGGCGGTGCTCGACCAGCTGCCGGGCGCCGAACCGGTGCCGCTGGGCTCGTCGCTGAAGTTCTGCCGTCTCGCGGAAGGCGCGCTGGACGTGTACCCGCGCTTCGGCCCGACCTGCGAATGGGATACCGCGGCCGGGCAATGCATCCTGGAAGCGGCCGGCGGCGCGCTGCTGGCGCCCGATGGCCGCGCCTTCCGCTACAACCGGCGCGAGAGCCTGCTCAACGGCGACTTCATGGCGCTGGGCGACCCCACGCTGCCGTGGCGCGACTGGCTCTGA
- a CDS encoding diacylglycerol kinase, with amino-acid sequence MADLYGHTPRGPARLLKAARWSWQGLCAAWLHESSFRLEVVLFVVLAPLGLWLGGDGVQRALLVGSLLLVLAVELLNSAVEAVIERYGAEFHELAGRAKDMGSAAVLMTMLNVLLCWGLIAGPRLWLLLFSPSL; translated from the coding sequence ATGGCCGACCTGTACGGCCACACCCCGCGCGGCCCCGCGCGCCTGCTCAAGGCGGCGCGCTGGTCCTGGCAGGGGCTGTGCGCGGCCTGGCTGCACGAGTCCTCCTTCCGCCTGGAAGTGGTGCTGTTCGTGGTGCTGGCCCCGCTGGGGCTGTGGCTGGGCGGCGACGGCGTGCAGCGCGCGCTGCTGGTCGGCTCGCTGCTGCTGGTGCTGGCCGTGGAGCTGCTCAATTCCGCCGTGGAGGCGGTGATCGAGCGCTACGGCGCCGAGTTCCACGAACTGGCCGGCCGCGCCAAGGACATGGGCTCGGCCGCGGTGCTGATGACGATGCTCAACGTGCTGCTGTGCTGGGGGCTGATCGCCGGCCCGCGCCTGTGGCTGCTGCTGTTCTCCCCCTCGCTCTAG
- a CDS encoding HAMP domain-containing sensor histidine kinase, whose translation MPQELPHSIRIAFILRVALASLAVIASVLIVSAVIKRSLVRTMLHEEATHYWDLYATSKVQPPPNTHDLRGYLVQPGQSELTLPEPLRELAPGVHTVGSEVVLVDERPQGRLYLAWLGTDAERLFFWSGALPLLLCLGALYGASYLTYRFFRPLVSPTSWLARQVSQWDPRAPDTSALASDKLPREVQGEARSLAEALHGLSQRVEAHVARERDFTRDASHELRTPLTVIRVATDLALAGELPPRAVRSLQRIQRSAREMEAVIDAFLILAREADVEPQSEDFELVDVVLDEAESARDLLIGKPVDLTVVCNARPRLHAPPRVMHVVVSNLLRNACSYTDEGQIEVRLESDHFVVRDTGIGMTSDAMQRAFEPFYRADDARQHSAGLGLSIVSRLCQRFGWKIELDSVLGQGTTATVRFL comes from the coding sequence GTGCCTCAGGAACTTCCCCATAGCATCCGCATCGCCTTCATCCTCAGGGTGGCCCTGGCCAGCCTGGCGGTGATCGCGTCGGTGCTGATCGTCTCGGCGGTCATCAAGCGCAGCCTGGTGCGGACCATGCTGCACGAGGAGGCTACGCACTACTGGGACCTGTACGCCACCTCCAAGGTGCAGCCGCCGCCGAATACGCATGACCTGCGCGGCTACCTGGTCCAGCCGGGGCAGTCCGAGCTCACCCTGCCAGAACCCCTGCGCGAACTTGCGCCCGGCGTGCACACCGTCGGCAGCGAGGTCGTGCTGGTCGACGAGCGCCCGCAAGGGCGGCTCTACCTGGCCTGGCTGGGGACCGATGCCGAGCGCCTGTTCTTCTGGTCCGGCGCGCTGCCGCTGCTGCTGTGCCTGGGCGCGCTGTATGGCGCGTCTTATCTGACCTACCGCTTCTTCCGGCCGCTGGTGTCGCCGACCTCCTGGCTCGCGCGCCAGGTCTCGCAATGGGACCCGCGCGCGCCGGACACCTCGGCGCTGGCCTCGGACAAGCTGCCGCGCGAGGTGCAGGGCGAAGCGCGCAGCCTGGCCGAGGCGCTGCACGGCCTGTCCCAGCGCGTGGAGGCCCACGTCGCGCGCGAGCGCGACTTCACCCGCGACGCCAGCCACGAGCTGCGCACGCCGCTGACCGTGATCCGGGTGGCGACCGACCTGGCCCTGGCCGGCGAACTGCCGCCGCGCGCGGTGCGCTCGCTGCAGCGGATCCAGCGCTCGGCGCGGGAGATGGAGGCGGTGATCGACGCCTTCCTGATCCTGGCGCGCGAGGCGGACGTCGAGCCGCAGAGCGAGGATTTCGAGCTGGTCGACGTGGTGCTGGACGAAGCCGAGAGCGCGCGCGACCTGCTGATCGGCAAGCCGGTCGACCTGACCGTGGTGTGCAACGCCAGGCCGCGCCTGCATGCGCCGCCGCGGGTCATGCACGTGGTGGTCAGCAACCTGCTGCGCAACGCCTGCAGCTATACCGACGAAGGCCAGATCGAGGTGCGCTTGGAGAGCGATCACTTCGTGGTGCGCGATACCGGCATCGGCATGACCTCCGACGCGATGCAGCGCGCGTTCGAACCGTTCTACCGCGCCGACGATGCGCGCCAGCACAGCGCCGGGCTGGGGCTGTCGATCGTCTCGCGGCTGTGCCAGCGCTTCGGCTGGAAGATCGAGCTGGACAGCGTGCTGGGGCAGGGCACTACCGCCACGGTGCGCTTCCTCTAG
- a CDS encoding SGNH/GDSL hydrolase family protein has protein sequence MDAFAAQDAANPPPRHAVLFIGSSSIRMWSTLAQDFAGTPVINRGFGGSEVRDSTYYADRIVVPYQPREIVFYAGDNDLAAGRSVQQVVQDTFAFIARVRRDLPGVPVVYLSIKPSPSRAQLLPQIRQANAQIAARAAQLQDVHFVDVFTPMLGADGQPRRALFREDMLHMTPEGYAIWTRALKPYVEGGAR, from the coding sequence ATGGACGCCTTCGCCGCGCAGGACGCGGCCAACCCGCCGCCCAGGCATGCGGTGCTGTTCATCGGCAGTTCCTCGATCCGCATGTGGAGCACGCTGGCCCAGGACTTCGCCGGCACGCCGGTGATCAACCGCGGCTTCGGCGGCTCGGAGGTGCGCGACAGCACCTACTACGCCGACCGCATCGTGGTGCCCTACCAGCCGCGCGAGATCGTGTTCTACGCCGGCGACAACGACCTGGCCGCCGGCCGCAGCGTGCAGCAGGTGGTGCAGGACACCTTCGCCTTCATCGCCCGCGTCCGCCGCGACCTGCCCGGCGTGCCGGTGGTGTACCTGTCGATTAAGCCCAGCCCCTCGCGCGCGCAGCTGCTGCCGCAGATCCGCCAGGCCAACGCGCAGATCGCCGCGCGCGCCGCGCAGCTGCAGGACGTGCACTTCGTCGACGTGTTCACGCCGATGCTCGGCGCCGACGGCCAGCCGCGCCGGGCGCTGTTCCGCGAGGACATGCTGCACATGACGCCCGAGGGATACGCCATCTGGACCCGCGCGCTGAAGCCCTACGTGGAAGGCGGCGCGCGCTAG
- a CDS encoding response regulator transcription factor yields the protein MRHAQETSGLVLVVEDNRNISEMIGEYLEGKGFEVDYASDGLDGYRLATENSYDVLVLDLMLPRMDGLEVCRRLRSEARKSTPVLMLTARDTLDDKLSGLGTGADDYLTKPFAIQELEARLRALIRRERRQVGSEVLKVADLVLDPVSMRVTRGGTELMLSPIGLRLLTILMRESPRVVTRQEIEREIWGNGLPDSDTLRSHLYNLRKVIDKPFDKPLLHTVQSAGYRVADIA from the coding sequence ATGCGTCACGCACAGGAAACCTCGGGCCTGGTTCTGGTCGTCGAGGACAACCGCAACATCTCCGAGATGATCGGCGAGTATCTGGAGGGCAAGGGCTTCGAGGTCGACTACGCCTCCGACGGCCTGGACGGTTACCGCCTCGCCACCGAGAACAGCTATGACGTGCTGGTGCTGGATCTGATGCTGCCGCGCATGGATGGCCTGGAAGTCTGTCGCCGCCTGCGCAGCGAGGCGCGCAAGTCCACCCCGGTGCTGATGCTGACCGCGCGCGACACCCTGGACGACAAGCTCAGCGGCCTGGGCACCGGCGCCGACGACTACCTGACCAAGCCCTTCGCCATCCAGGAACTGGAAGCGCGCCTGCGCGCGCTGATCCGCCGCGAGCGCCGCCAAGTCGGTTCTGAAGTGCTCAAGGTCGCCGACCTGGTGCTGGACCCGGTCAGCATGCGGGTCACCCGCGGCGGCACCGAGCTGATGCTCTCGCCGATCGGCCTGCGCCTGCTGACCATCCTGATGCGCGAGTCGCCGCGCGTGGTGACCCGCCAGGAAATCGAGCGCGAGATCTGGGGCAACGGGCTGCCCGATTCGGACACCCTGCGCAGCCACCTCTACAACCTGCGCAAGGTGATCGACAAGCCGTTCGACAAGCCGCTGCTGCACACCGTGCAGAGCGCCGGCTATCGCGTCGCCGACATCGCCTGA
- a CDS encoding LemA family protein — protein sequence MRHVFRSLLMLAALTLLAGCGYNTIQQKDQAVKAGWSEVLNQYQRRADLIPNLVRTVQGYAQQERQVLTEVTNARARVGQIQVNADDANSLQQFSQAQGELGSALSRLLVVSENYPTLQSDQNFRDLQAQLEGTENRITVARGRYIQAVQDYNTYIRQFPQALTAKVTGAKEKPNFSVANEAQISQAPTVDFSQPPPSTPVQSQAPQQTPPPATTPAQ from the coding sequence ATGCGCCACGTCTTCCGATCCCTGCTGATGCTCGCGGCCCTGACGCTGCTGGCCGGCTGCGGCTACAACACCATCCAGCAGAAGGATCAGGCGGTGAAGGCCGGCTGGTCCGAGGTGCTGAACCAGTACCAGCGTCGCGCCGACCTGATCCCTAACCTGGTGCGCACCGTGCAGGGCTACGCCCAGCAGGAGCGCCAGGTGCTGACCGAGGTCACCAACGCCCGCGCCCGGGTCGGCCAGATCCAGGTCAACGCCGATGACGCGAACTCGCTGCAGCAGTTCTCCCAGGCCCAAGGCGAGCTGGGCAGCGCGCTGAGCCGCCTGCTGGTGGTCAGCGAGAACTATCCGACCCTGCAGTCCGACCAGAACTTCCGCGATCTGCAGGCGCAGCTGGAAGGCACCGAGAACCGCATCACCGTGGCCCGCGGCCGCTACATCCAGGCCGTGCAGGACTACAACACCTACATCCGCCAGTTCCCGCAGGCGCTGACGGCCAAGGTGACCGGGGCCAAGGAGAAGCCCAACTTCTCGGTCGCCAACGAGGCGCAGATCTCGCAGGCCCCGACGGTGGACTTCAGCCAGCCGCCGCCGAGCACGCCGGTCCAGTCGCAGGCACCGCAGCAGACCCCACCGCCGGCCACGACCCCGGCTCAGTAA
- a CDS encoding TPM domain-containing protein, protein MKPLPRLAALLLVLLLAPMALAQEAAIPTLDSPVIDTTGTLSAEQAGALRQQALDLQQRKGAQLQVLMVPTTQPEAIEQYTQRVFDQWKLGRKGVDDAVLVVVAKDDRRVRIQPGYGLEGAIPDAIANRVIQEYLAPKFRQGDYAGGLADATAVLVKLIDGEPLPAPESSHPAAERRGGGDWLFALVAGLIVAGFTRTVLRALPRPLRALAGGAAGGAVAWLLASVLIGGLAGVIGLLMGLLGGSGGRFAGPGGFGGWGGGLGGGGWGGGGFGGGGGFGGGGGWSGGGGSSGGGGASGSW, encoded by the coding sequence ATGAAACCGCTGCCGCGCCTGGCCGCGCTGCTGCTGGTCCTGCTGCTGGCGCCGATGGCGCTGGCGCAGGAGGCGGCGATTCCGACCCTGGATTCGCCGGTCATCGACACCACCGGCACGCTCTCGGCCGAGCAGGCCGGCGCGCTGCGCCAACAGGCGCTGGACCTGCAGCAGCGCAAGGGCGCCCAGCTGCAGGTGCTGATGGTGCCGACCACCCAGCCCGAAGCGATCGAGCAGTACACCCAGCGGGTCTTCGACCAGTGGAAGCTGGGCCGCAAGGGCGTGGACGACGCGGTGCTGGTGGTGGTGGCCAAGGACGATCGGCGCGTGCGCATCCAGCCCGGATACGGCCTGGAGGGCGCCATCCCCGACGCCATCGCCAACCGCGTCATCCAGGAATACCTGGCGCCGAAGTTCCGCCAGGGCGACTACGCCGGCGGCCTGGCCGACGCCACCGCGGTGCTGGTCAAGCTGATCGACGGTGAGCCGCTGCCGGCTCCGGAAAGCTCGCACCCGGCCGCGGAGCGCCGGGGCGGCGGCGACTGGCTGTTCGCGTTGGTCGCCGGCCTGATCGTGGCCGGCTTCACCCGCACCGTGCTGCGCGCGCTGCCGCGACCGCTGCGCGCGCTGGCCGGCGGCGCGGCCGGTGGCGCGGTGGCCTGGCTGCTGGCGTCGGTCCTGATCGGTGGCCTGGCGGGCGTGATCGGCCTGCTGATGGGGCTGCTGGGCGGCTCGGGCGGGCGCTTCGCCGGGCCGGGCGGTTTCGGCGGTTGGGGCGGTGGCCTCGGCGGCGGCGGCTGGGGCGGCGGCGGATTCGGTGGAGGGGGCGGCTTCGGCGGCGGCGGTGGCTGGAGCGGCGGCGGCGGTTCGTCCGGAGGCGGTGGCGCCTCGGGGAGTTGGTGA